Proteins encoded together in one Impatiens glandulifera chromosome 1, dImpGla2.1, whole genome shotgun sequence window:
- the LOC124915782 gene encoding uncharacterized protein LOC124915782 isoform X2, whose product MKQSVNQFFTRRNFSLEFFKREDDYKKMFYNVLIRHHSHESDGEKEEKRYTFPVPGNHNRRKEIHGSGIHHYSSDEDDNKWKKEHEWVAKALEPALKFYRRTLQTGNETERKTVPVGRSMVEIISDIQRSKLGLPDWKLSDLTIGLYLMYLQQQSTYPLNDVNGIQITSDSIVHDLIYHVELAKGAYRGNANNLAKVSMLQEDHIVKFVKDSSVMRPGYFIGIDLRRQLVVLGIRGTNTVYDFVTDIVSSSSEEITYEGYSSHFGSAEAARWFLNHEMGTIKWYLDKHQGFRLRIVGHSLGAATASLLAIMIRRKTTEELGFDPKIVTAVGVATPPCVSRELAECSSDFITSVVMQDDIVPRLSVASLNRLRNEVLQTDWMTVLEKEDWRSAKDLVINAKQVVLSVQDVAKKLANLSMFRSQKIPNNASGVSLTPPKQTEENDTIIGRNEESVGKVPELFVPGTLYYLKKRNSKETKGDNSCKSKDGKGSFTLLKAHPGQHFPRIVLSSNIILDHRCDSHLYALRDVIKNLPGIIKECIY is encoded by the exons ATGAAGCAATCTGTCAACCAATTCTTCACTAGAAGAA ATTTTAGCCTGGAATTCTTCAAAAGAGAGGATGATTACAAAAAAATGTTCTACAATGTTCTTATTAGGCATCATTCTCATGAGTCAGATGGAGAGAAAGAGGAAAAAAGGTATACCTTTCCAGTACCTGGAAATCATAATCGAAGGAAGGAGATTCATGGTTCTGGAATTCATCATTACAGTTCTGATGAAGATGACAACAAGTGGAAGAAAGAACATGAATGGGTTGCGAAAGCCCTTGAACCAGCACTAAAGTTCTATCGCAGGACACTTCAAACAG GTAATGAAACCGAGAGAAAAACAGTTCCTGTTGGTAGATCGATGGTGGAGATTATTTCAGACATTCAACGGAGTAAGCTTGGACTCCCTGATTGGAAACTAAGTGATCTAACAATAGGCTTATATCTCATGTATCTTCAGCAACAATCGACATATCCATTGAATGATGTTAATGGAATTCAGATAACTTCAGATTCAATT GTCCACGATCTCATATATCACGTTGAATTGGCAAAAGGGGCTTATAGGGGTAATGCTAATAATCTTGCAAAGGTGAGCATGCTTCAAGAGGATCACATTGTGAAATTCGTGAAAGATTCAAGTGTCATGAGGCCCGGATACTTTATTGGAATTGACTTGCGCAGACAACTTGTAGTTCTTGGGATACGAGGAACGAATACTGTGTATGATTTTGTAACTGACATTGTTTCTTCAAGCAGTGAAGAAATTACATACGAAGGTTATTCGAGTCACTTTGGCTCTGCTGAGGCTGCTCGTTGGTTTTTAAATCATGAGATGGGAACAATAAAGTGGTATTTGGACAAACACCAG GGATTTAGGCTAAGGATTGTAGGACATTCTCTTGGAGCTGCTACAGCTTCTTTATTGGCAATAATGATTCGACGAAAGACAACTGAGGAGCTCGGTTTTGACCCCAAGATTGTTACTGCAGTTGGTGTTGCCACTCCACCTTGCGTCTCCAGGGAACTTGCTGAATGCTCCTCTGATTTTATTACTAGTGTCGTAATGCAG GATGACATTGTTCCACGCTTAAGTGTAGCTTCTTTAAATAGGTTGAGGAATGAAGTTCTTCAAACTGATTG GATGACAGTGCTAGAGAAGGAAGACTGGAGAAGTGCCAAAGATTTGGTTATAAATGCAAAGCAAGTTGTTCTATCTGTTCAAGATGTAGCTAAGAAGCTGGCTAATCTTTCCATGTTCAGGAGTCAAAAAATACCCAACA ATGCCTCTGGTGTTTCGTTAACTCCTCCCAAGCAAACGGAAGAGAATGATACTATTATCGGTAGAAATGAAGAATCTGTTGGGAAGGTCCCAGAATTATTTGTACCAGGAACTCTGTATTATCTAAAAAAGAGGAATTCGAAGGAGACTAAAGGAGATAACAGCTGCAAGAGCAAAGACGGCAAAGGATCTTTCACTCTCTTGAAGGCACATCCAGGTCAGCATTTTCCGAGAATAGTCCTTTCAAGCAACATAATATTGGATCATAGATGTGATAGCCATTTATATGCCCTGAGAGACGTTATAAAGAATTTACCAGGAATAATCAAAGAATGTATCTATTAA
- the LOC124911420 gene encoding LOB domain-containing protein 29-like, whose protein sequence is MTGFGSPCGACKFLRRKCGNGCIFAPYFSHEQGATHFSAIHKVFGASNVTKLLNDLPVIDRSEAAITISYEALARLQDPIYGCVSQIFALQQQVVSLQAQLDSLKELQATRNLINGVSPNNERLSEKFSYNSQDVQGWLQSDSSNTMMIPQFDSNISDNFGTEEINDGVIVNIANMGNNNHDRNETFGEENVNSFGIESFDQQYWCLEDHVDELESIVFGYHVLGDQPQH, encoded by the exons ATGACAGGCTTTGGGTCTCCTTGTGGTGCCTGCAAGTTCTTGAGGAGGAAATGTGGCAATGGCTGTATATTTGCTCCTTATTTCAGCCATGAACAAGGAGCTACCCATTTTTCAGCTATTCACAAGGTTTTTGGTGCTAGTAATGTCACCAAGCTCCTTAATGATCTCCCTGTTATTGATCGCTCTGAAGCTGCAATCACAATCTCATATGAAGCTCTGGCAAGACTTCAAGATCCCATCTATGGTTGTGTCTCTCAAATCTTTGCCCTCCAACAACAG GTTGTGAGTCTACAAGCACAACTTGATTCTTTAAAGGAATTACAAGCAACGAGAAATTTGATTAACGGTGTAAGCCCTAATAATGAAAGATTAAGTGAGAAATTCTCATATAATTCACAAGATGTTCAAGGATGGCTTCAATCAGATAGCTCAAATACAATGATGATCCCACAATTTGATTCCAACATATCCGACAATTTTGGGACGGAAGAGATAAATGATGGAGTTATTGTAAACATAGCCAACATGGGAAATAATAATCATGATAGAAATGAAACCTTTGGTGAAGAAAATGTGAATTCATTTGGCATAGAGTCCTTTGATCAACAATATTGGTGTTTAGAAGATCATGTGGATGAGCTTGAATCTATTGTTTTTGGTTATCATGTTCTTGGTGATCAACCACAACattga
- the LOC124915782 gene encoding uncharacterized protein LOC124915782 isoform X1, whose product MKQSVNQFFTRRNFSLEFFKREDDYKKMFYNVLIRHHSHESDGEKEEKRYTFPVPGNHNRRKEIHGSGIHHYSSDEDDNKWKKEHEWVAKALEPALKFYRRTLQTGNETERKTVPVGRSMVEIISDIQRSKLGLPDWKLSDLTIGLYLMYLQQQSTYPLNDVNGIQITSDSIVHDLIYHVELAKGAYRGNANNLAKVSMLQEDHIVKFVKDSSVMRPGYFIGIDLRRQLVVLGIRGTNTVYDFVTDIVSSSSEEITYEGYSSHFGSAEAARWFLNHEMGTIKWYLDKHQGFRLRIVGHSLGAATASLLAIMIRRKTTEELGFDPKIVTAVGVATPPCVSRELAECSSDFITSVVMQDDIVPRLSVASLNRLRNEVLQTDWMTVLEKEDWRSAKDLVINAKQVVLSVQDVAKKLANLSMFRSQKIPNKDASGVSLTPPKQTEENDTIIGRNEESVGKVPELFVPGTLYYLKKRNSKETKGDNSCKSKDGKGSFTLLKAHPGQHFPRIVLSSNIILDHRCDSHLYALRDVIKNLPGIIKECIY is encoded by the exons ATGAAGCAATCTGTCAACCAATTCTTCACTAGAAGAA ATTTTAGCCTGGAATTCTTCAAAAGAGAGGATGATTACAAAAAAATGTTCTACAATGTTCTTATTAGGCATCATTCTCATGAGTCAGATGGAGAGAAAGAGGAAAAAAGGTATACCTTTCCAGTACCTGGAAATCATAATCGAAGGAAGGAGATTCATGGTTCTGGAATTCATCATTACAGTTCTGATGAAGATGACAACAAGTGGAAGAAAGAACATGAATGGGTTGCGAAAGCCCTTGAACCAGCACTAAAGTTCTATCGCAGGACACTTCAAACAG GTAATGAAACCGAGAGAAAAACAGTTCCTGTTGGTAGATCGATGGTGGAGATTATTTCAGACATTCAACGGAGTAAGCTTGGACTCCCTGATTGGAAACTAAGTGATCTAACAATAGGCTTATATCTCATGTATCTTCAGCAACAATCGACATATCCATTGAATGATGTTAATGGAATTCAGATAACTTCAGATTCAATT GTCCACGATCTCATATATCACGTTGAATTGGCAAAAGGGGCTTATAGGGGTAATGCTAATAATCTTGCAAAGGTGAGCATGCTTCAAGAGGATCACATTGTGAAATTCGTGAAAGATTCAAGTGTCATGAGGCCCGGATACTTTATTGGAATTGACTTGCGCAGACAACTTGTAGTTCTTGGGATACGAGGAACGAATACTGTGTATGATTTTGTAACTGACATTGTTTCTTCAAGCAGTGAAGAAATTACATACGAAGGTTATTCGAGTCACTTTGGCTCTGCTGAGGCTGCTCGTTGGTTTTTAAATCATGAGATGGGAACAATAAAGTGGTATTTGGACAAACACCAG GGATTTAGGCTAAGGATTGTAGGACATTCTCTTGGAGCTGCTACAGCTTCTTTATTGGCAATAATGATTCGACGAAAGACAACTGAGGAGCTCGGTTTTGACCCCAAGATTGTTACTGCAGTTGGTGTTGCCACTCCACCTTGCGTCTCCAGGGAACTTGCTGAATGCTCCTCTGATTTTATTACTAGTGTCGTAATGCAG GATGACATTGTTCCACGCTTAAGTGTAGCTTCTTTAAATAGGTTGAGGAATGAAGTTCTTCAAACTGATTG GATGACAGTGCTAGAGAAGGAAGACTGGAGAAGTGCCAAAGATTTGGTTATAAATGCAAAGCAAGTTGTTCTATCTGTTCAAGATGTAGCTAAGAAGCTGGCTAATCTTTCCATGTTCAGGAGTCAAAAAATACCCAACA AAGATGCCTCTGGTGTTTCGTTAACTCCTCCCAAGCAAACGGAAGAGAATGATACTATTATCGGTAGAAATGAAGAATCTGTTGGGAAGGTCCCAGAATTATTTGTACCAGGAACTCTGTATTATCTAAAAAAGAGGAATTCGAAGGAGACTAAAGGAGATAACAGCTGCAAGAGCAAAGACGGCAAAGGATCTTTCACTCTCTTGAAGGCACATCCAGGTCAGCATTTTCCGAGAATAGTCCTTTCAAGCAACATAATATTGGATCATAGATGTGATAGCCATTTATATGCCCTGAGAGACGTTATAAAGAATTTACCAGGAATAATCAAAGAATGTATCTATTAA